From the genome of Trichosurus vulpecula isolate mTriVul1 chromosome 6, mTriVul1.pri, whole genome shotgun sequence:
GTGAACCCTAGCATCCTAGCAATGGATTGTGTGTAtgcttatttatatatacacacacatataccacatatatataaaatatatgtgtatgtataactatttcaatataattggtttcttttgtaatttttaaaattttacttcatACCTTTAAAAACACTATACTGGGAAGTGTTTTACCAAACTCCCAAAGGGTCATGACACATAATAAGAGGCTGAGAACCCCTACTTTACAGTTTATGACTTCaaacaaatgaaatttaaaacttacCAGGCGCTGCTTCTGTTTGTTTTCCCACAAATATTTTTGCTCATCATCTGTGTTCCACCACGAAGCTCATGGTGGTACCATCAAAGGACGGGGGCGTGATGATCCTTGGCCCCAGTGGCTGTGAGGTGATACTGATGACAGGCTTTCCATGCACCTGGGCAAACCCCTTGGCGCCCACAAGCTGGGACGTTGCAGCAGGGCCAGAGGATGAAGTAGAGGAGGGAGGCTGGCCCATGGCAATAAAATATGGGGACTCAGCAAAAGCCATATCTCTGGGAGCTACTGCATCTTTGCCAGAGGGATCTCTAGTCATGGGAGAGAGCTCACTTCCTCCAGGAGTATGGGTGAGGGTCGTTGGCTGGAGAGCACTGGGGGGCAGCATTGCAGGCAGGAAGCCAGGGTAGATCATGTAGGTGGGGCCATAGGCACCAGGGCTCAAAGCTAAAGGAGGGACAGGGATGGACATGGGAGTCACTGCCTGCTGCTGGGGGGTCACGGGAACATCTACATACTGCCCAGTCTCTGGATCAAATAGCCGCCTCGTCATGGGTTGAACTGGTGTGTCTACCAGGTAGTATTGGCCAGTGGCCAGGTCTAGTAGCATCTTTCTCTGGGTTTGCTGAGGCTGTGGCTGCTGGAAGGGGTCCGTTGGGCCTGGAGCTGTTGCTGCAGGGGGTGGAGCAGAGATGCTGGGAGGGGAGAAGCACAGTACCTGTGGTTGGGCCCCATGAAGGGTGAAAGGCAGGGCCTGCTGGTGATAGACAGCCGTGGGGGGATGCTCAGGGGTCTGGGGTATGGCTGGGGCCGTGGTGGCCGGGTCTCGAGCATTGTCTGTTTTATTGCGCCAGCTAGGCCGACTGACCCCACTGCTCTGGGCACCCTTGGCACTGTTGGGGACCTGGCTGCGGGCACTTAGAGGTGGCAAGCTGCAGAGAGTGGCAGCAGAGGAAGCCACTGCTCCTGCTCTTCCAGGTACCTCGGAACCCCCCACGTTCCCTTTGAGAGGGCTGCTCAGGTAGCTCCCGCTATCACTGCTGGCTGAGTCCAAGCCCTTCTCCCCATCACTGCTACTTTTCTTGCTAGTGCTTTCAGTGGGCAGTGCTCGGGTAGCTGGAGAGATCTTTAGGGACCGGAGCCCCTGGGATTTGATCCCCTTTGCTGTTGAAGAGCTTTCCTGGGCAGGCCCCTGAGGGAATTTGCCTGCGATCCCACCTGCCACTACAGCTGTTTTCTGGGTACTTACTGTGAAGGTATTTCGGTTGCTAGGTAAGGGAGGTAAAGGCTGCAGAGGCTGGGTCCTCTCCACATCTTTGTGGGCTGGGGGAATGTAGAGAGATCGTGGCCTTTCCCTAGCCATGTTCTCAAAGGCTGCAGCCCTGGCTGACACACTCTCAGCATTGGGGTTGGAGTTTCTTCGCTGAAGGCGTTCTGGGGCCACCCCCCTCATGACCACTCCGCTCTTCCCCGCTGGCCCTCGTTCTTCTACCTCGACCAATCTCTTGGCTGGcttgcctccttcccctccaaggCCTTCACGTTCTTCACTCTCAATGAGGGACAGCACGTGACTGTCAGTCATCATGGGCAGTGGGTCGCTCTTGCGCTTCCATTCATACCTATTGAAGCTATACAGCTCCTCCATGGATCTCACAGCAGCCGTGAGCTTCTCCAGGGCATTGCGTGTTGGCTTGGGGGCTTTCACCTCCTCCTTGGCCTCTTCTTCTTTAGGCTTTTCTGGTGTCTTCTGTGCAGATGTCTTGGAGACGATCTTAAGTACAGGCAGGTGGGAACCCTGTTCAGTCTTATTGGGAGCAATGGTGGCCACAGGCAGCCGACCAGATGCTCTGTGAACTAAGACTGTACCTTctggagaagatgagggaaggGTCCTAGTGGCAGCTTTCCCCATGCTCTCCCTTAGATCTCGGTCCATGCCTTCTTCTCTGTAGTTCGCTACGGCTTGGCACGTGATCACCATTGGGGACAGGGACTTGGGCGCGCTGCCTCCTGCAGAGAGCTGCCTGGGTTTCGGTCCCGAGGTTCCCTGTTCAGGGGTCACACTTCCTTTGTCACTGCTTTCCCCAGAGCCTTTGATCAATTTCCTGACGTCTCTCACCTGGTGTAGCGGCCCTTGAGTTTTGGATTTGTCTCTCACATCCCGTACCTGGAACTGGGGCACCTTTTCCAAGCTGTCTCCCCTGAAAAGTTTCTGCTGCGCTCTGTTGTTGTCCTCAGTGGTCTTGAAAAGGGTGGAAGTGCTGCTGCCTGCCAGCTTTGGGGTGAGTAATTTGGCTATATTAAAGTCGGCACTGGGCTCCTGCACACTGCCCAGGCGGATCTTGATTTCAGGGACCTTGGGTTTGATCACAGCTGTGGAGGCAGCCTGGATTGTAGGATATTTAGTGGCCTGTTTTCCTGGCTGCTTGTCTTTGGGAGTTTGCTGGATGTTGGGGACGAAGAGTCGGGACATGATCGTTGACTTGTCCGCCGATATCTCCCCAAAGTCAGCCTTCCAGTCCCCACCTTTGgagagcttcagtttcctgatggGGGCCTTCTCCTCCAGTTTCTCAGCCTCCCTCTCCTTCCAGGACCTAAACGCGCTGTTCTGGCTGCGAAGGAAGATGCCCTTGACAGTTTCAGAGGCGCTCTTCTTAATTCCACACACCTCTTGTGGCCGGTGGTCAGTAAAGGATCTGTTGGATCCAGCACTGCTTTCCCGGGGAGCACTTGCTTGAAAAACTGGAGATTTATCTTCAGACACTGGAGTGTCCCCTCCAGCATCTGAGACACTGACCACTGTGTACTCAGAACTGGCCTCTGAGTAGTGAGAACTCTGTCTTTGCAGGCCTTTCTCAGGAGGCTTCTCCCAACTCGAGGAGTCCTCTGGCTCCCTGGAGGAGCCAGGAGGCTTCTTGTGAGATGTGTCTGAGACTTGCCCCCGCTCCATTTTGAACTCCTGTTCCCGCTGCATCTTCTTGGAGATGACATTTTTGAGAAGACTGGAAGCAAATTTGGACTTTTTCTGTGTCCCTTCTGCCCGAGAGGAAGGCTTGCT
Proteins encoded in this window:
- the C6H4orf54 gene encoding LOW QUALITY PROTEIN: uncharacterized protein C4orf54 homolog (The sequence of the model RefSeq protein was modified relative to this genomic sequence to represent the inferred CDS: deleted 1 base in 1 codon), with amino-acid sequence MLSLHFWVSPGRTTDAAPSVTNGIRSHSCRQCQANNCTGKLSYKTLAAITAGTAAPPSTDHCGTSATPSRGLPISFGFAQAPPQGLKKLKLVSVAETSPAGGPVQARGSLLQATLRPRGGQRRIQDTFSSHHCLLLSLRPEEGIIMEVTTPDLVKQPKLSEIGDGEGSSQGSQDLKQQQQLTLPKLSGEAKYVEICGPAGAARESPGTLNLTLVGDPGSPQSRTSSPLDEPTVPTPQTPTSLELSAFKLSCSHGGPKTFSSLSPSASSSPADKVGEACSPHLDDTTTSIGGPASSSSSLGFESESGEGSDREPSCPEDYNPAHQPRGGEGGKTRGGAGRGGPAGFRATPAKSQGCGHPPPNEEAHYITTHEIQLSEVEQDTDFDLGLASRWDFEDNNVIYSFVDYASFGGSDETPGDNTTPTEDSCYLSTGPSTSATRSPTPISSEPGHATMASDGRDTSSTEVGSTLSESDTDTAAAATPPCEPPGEPQKAAPAAAGAAAAAAAAAPSSCGNAPGQIRLSIKPTSRAINEPSNVRAKQNIIHAAKHEGEMSLRVSSAAEHNSSLPKPHPAAATAQDHAKKFIAVPARLQTRCGAIRAKELVDYSSGASSAVSELDDADKEVRNLTSRAFRSLAYPYFEALNISSRASSTALSDANFGRWSTFLDLKCGGLGAKVEQSLLKNSAASAAAGLRKGTGARTSADQLYIQSKKSQTKALEFVVSKVDGEITHVETPLCFQKQVQSGSRVVTLLETLNLRSESKASSAAGSVKKGAKAPGSVYTDDGSETSESSKPSSRAEGTQKKSKFASSLLKNVISKKMQREQEFKMERGQVSDTSHKKPPGSSREPEDSSSWEKPPEKGLQRQSSHYSEASSEYTVVSVSDAGGDTPVSEDKSPVFQASAPRESSAGSNRSFTDHRPQEVCGIKKSASETVKGIFLRSQNSAFRSWKEREAEKLEEKAPIRKLKLSKGGDWKADFGEISADKSTIMSRLFVPNIQQTPKDKQPGKQATKYPTIQAASTAVIKPKVPEIKIRLGSVQEPSADFNIAKLLTPKLAGSSTSTLFKTTEDNNRAQQKLFRGDSLEKVPQFQVRDVRDKSKTQGPLHQVRDVRKLIKGSGESSDKGSVTPEQGTSGPKPRQLSAGGSAPKSLSPMVITCQAVANYREEGMDRDLRESMGKAATRTLPSSSPEGTVLVHRASGRLPVATIAPNKTEQGSHLPVLKIVSKTSAQKTPEKPKEEEAKEEVKAPKPTRNALEKLTAAVRSMEELYSFNRYEWKRKSDPLPMMTDSHVLSLIESEEREGLGGEGGKPAKRLVEVEERGPAGKSGVVMRGVAPERLQRRNSNPNAESVSARAAAFENMARERPRSLYIPPAHKDVERTQPLQPLPPLPSNRNTFTVSTQKTAVVAGGIAGKFPQGPAQESSSTAKGIKSQGLRSLKISPATRALPTESTSKKSSSDGEKGLDSASSDSGSYLSSPLKGNVGGSEVPGRAGAVASSAATLCSLPPLSARSQVPNSAKGAQSSGVSRPSWRNKTDNARDPATTAPAIPQTPEHPPTAVYHQQALPFTLHGAQPQVLCFSPPSISAPPPAATAPGPTDPFQQPQPQQTQRKMLLDLATGQYYLVDTPVQPMTRRLFDPETGQYVDVPVTPQQQAVTPMSIPVPPLALSPGAYGPTYMIYPGFLPAMLPPSALQPTTLTHTPGGSELSPMTRDPSGKDAVAPRDMAFAESPYFIAMGQPPSSTSSSGPAATSQLVGAKGFAQVHGKPVISITSQPLGPRIITPPSFDGTTMSFVVEHR